From one Asterias amurensis chromosome 10, ASM3211899v1 genomic stretch:
- the LOC139943391 gene encoding neuropilin-1-like, which produces MRKLNTYKPPGPDGTSHSILEYCRHKLGMEDGSIPDDRITASSQYTSSYPPSNARLNLHRCWIPASGQFADSWLQVDMGAKPVYIEGVITQGSPKFDLYVTNYQVQYSVDHNTWMYVNGTSTQETFSGNTDGNTPVTNIFQQAIQARYIRIRPTAWTISPALQIELLGCKDKTQVILKQTNNEHVLKEDFSGSYVGIKVLKCEGVNKVCHQKLGMEDGTIPDGSITTSSTDDSDCSVNTYGRLDVDGGWCPKLNDKDNAWFQVDLKHPALIQGVVTQGNHWYWVTEFIVSYSYNKQDMRFVGGTVKDNAQRFTGNTDRNTKVTNMFNEEIRGRYIRITPTRYGGDRPGLRIELLGCNGK; this is translated from the exons ATGCGTAAGCTTAACACATACAAACCTCCTGGTCCAGATGGAACTTCACATAGCATAC TTGAATATTGTAGACATAAACTTGGGATGGAAGACGGGAGTATCCCCGATGATAGGATCACAGCATCTAGTCAATACACTTCATCGTATCCGCCAAGTAATGCAAGACTGAACCTGCACCGTTGTTGGATTCCAGCTAGTGGGCAGTTCGCTGATTCATGGCTTCAAGTAGATATGGGTGCAAAGCCTGTCTATATTGAGGGTGTCATCACACAGGGCAGTCCGAAATTCGATTTGTATGTGACAAATTACCAGGTACAATACAGCGTTGACCACAATACATGGATGTATGTGAATGGGACCTCTACTCAAGAG aCATTCAGCGGCAACACTGATGGAAACACCCCAGTCACCAATATATTCCAGCAGGCCATTCAAGCACGGTACATCCGAATCAGACCAACAGCCTGGACAATAAGTCCAGCCCTACAAATTGAACTTCTTGGCTGCAAAG ATAAGACGCAGGTTATTCTAAAGCAGACAAACAATGAGCATGTCTTAAAGGAAGACTTTTCGGGCAGCTATGTCGGCATCAAAGTTTTGAAGTGCGAAGGAG TTAATAAAGTTTGTCACCAGAAGCTAGGAATGGAAGACGGTACCATCCCTGATGGAAGCATAACGACATCGTCTACTGATGACAGTGACTGCAGCGTGAACACGTACGGACGGCTAGATGTAGACGGTGGCTGGTGTCCCAAATTGAATGACAAAGACAATGCATGGTTCCAAGTGGACCTTAAGCACCCGGCATTGATTCAAGGTGTTGTTACACAGGGTAACCACTGGTACTGGGTTACAGAGTTCATCGTATCTTACAGTTACAATAAGCAAGACATGCGCTTCGTAGGAGGGACAGTAAAAGACAATGCACAG CGATTCACTGGAAATACCGACAGAAATACAAAAGTAACCAACATGTTCAATGAGGAAATCAGAGGACGTTACATCCGCATCACACCGACTCGGTATGGAGGCGATCGTCCTGGGTTGCGTATTGAACTCCTTGGATGTAATGGTAAATGA